The genomic interval CAAATACCGGGGAAAGACACAGAAGTGCGATGGAAGAGAATAATACATCAAAAAATCTCTTCTGAGCGGCCCAGTAAAGGTTGTCCAGGGAACTTTCGCGTACATTAACAATTGGAATCGAACCAAGCTGTGATATTGAAAAGTTTTTACCGATCAGTGATGAAAAATTAGGCACGATCCGCGTCCTGATCCCATGATAATCAGAAATGGTTAGCACTTCCCTGATTACTTCATCATTGTAGTTGGCAATAATAATTTCGTCTACCCGGTGTTTGGCCACCATCGCTTCCAAAGCCGCAATACGTTTGATCTTTGACGCGGCACCAGTAAAGTAGGTATCCAGAGTCCCAACCACGTTGTAACCCAGGTCCAGGTTTTGACTGAAATAAGAATTGATATTATCACCAATGCTTTTATCTCCTACCACCAGAGCTTGTCGGATGTTTTTACCTTTCAATCGCAAACGGCCGATAAACTGCACAATAATGTAGTGGGAGATTAACTCAAATACCATAAAACTCAACGCAAAACCAATCAGCTGAAACCTGGTAAGAGGGATAAGGCTTTCGTTGAGCAGGAATAAAAAGGAAAGAATACCTATAAATACTAAGTGTGCACGCAGGTACATCATCAGGCGATGCTGATAGCTGTTATGCAAATGAATGTAGTATATGCGTGTAAAATATCCGACAACAATCCACAAGATACAATAGCTAAAAAGGAACAAGAGGTGGCGCTCCTTAAAATCTGCCCTGCCTATAAAAAATATTAAGTAACTACCTAACAATAGAACGATGTCAGTTAACATGTAGTTAAACGCGAGCTTTTGATCTGACCTTATCATAGGGTTATATATTTTATTAACGTTGATAGAATTCCAGGGTGGTCATAACAGCAAAATTTCCGTAGCAATCAGTTTTTCAGGAGCTTAAAGTGGATTTACACGGAAAAGGTAAATCTTCATCATTCACTTCAATAGTGACTATATCTGATTATAAGCTTAAAGTAACTTCTGGTTTAAGTCAAAATAGGAATACAGGCAAATTCCAGGTATAAGTAGATTCAGCTCGAACTATTTTCATAGTCATTAAATTACTACTGTTTATCTTATACATATATTTTATTATTAAACATACTAGTACTTCGATAAATCAAACTTAGAAATAGAATTAATACTAAGCAAATGTAATACAAAAATTAGCTTATAAATTATACACAAACATAATATTCTACAATTACATAGAATTTTTGGTGGTAAATAGCTATATGTTTCTATTTAAAGATTTACATTTTTTATTATTTTATAGAGATTTAATTGTACAGACTAGAATAATTGCTACGTGTACTATTTTAACTTATCATAAGGATCTGAATTTTATAAATGCACGTATAGAGCAATACTGACCCGTAGAATATCAATTTTACGCACACTTAAAGCAAGAAGCATCAATGCGCCAAAAATTAGATTTGTCCTAGTTTTTACCATTTATGTTTTACGCTACAAGCACCTGAATCTTTTTAACCACGGCCAACTTAACACGACTTATGCATTTGATTATCAATTACATTAAATCAAAAAGCACATCTGGAAGGCAATATTTACTTAAAATAACTATGGAATGACCCACAACGCTTCAACCTGGGATATGCACTCTGGCAATGGACCACATTCCGAAATAGATCTACTTTGAAATAATGGGAAAGTACAATATTCGAAGAAAAAAATAGGAATATTGGTATTTGTTAGAATGTATTCTATATTTGTATTACAAGTTATTAAGAACTTATTCTTACTTATTATTATATATTAATTTTATATAATTAAAATAATACCTATACACTCATAGAAATTTTTTGCTTTAATTCAATCTT from Dyadobacter sp. NIV53 carries:
- a CDS encoding exopolysaccharide biosynthesis polyprenyl glycosylphosphotransferase, producing the protein MIRSDQKLAFNYMLTDIVLLLGSYLIFFIGRADFKERHLLFLFSYCILWIVVGYFTRIYYIHLHNSYQHRLMMYLRAHLVFIGILSFLFLLNESLIPLTRFQLIGFALSFMVFELISHYIIVQFIGRLRLKGKNIRQALVVGDKSIGDNINSYFSQNLDLGYNVVGTLDTYFTGAASKIKRIAALEAMVAKHRVDEIIIANYNDEVIREVLTISDYHGIRTRIVPNFSSLIGKNFSISQLGSIPIVNVRESSLDNLYWAAQKRFFDVLFSSIALLCLSPVFALIALAIRMESKGKILYCPVRMGRGGHSFEVYKFRSMYEGSTSNLSTSAGDARITKVGAFIRKYSLDELPQFFNVLKGDMSVVGPRPHRIFLNQQMQKEVNNYMLRHYLKPGITGWAQVNGWRGPTDTQEQKMQRTSHDLWYLDNWTFTLDIKIIFMTVFSKKTHQNAF